The following proteins are encoded in a genomic region of Triticum dicoccoides isolate Atlit2015 ecotype Zavitan chromosome 1B, WEW_v2.0, whole genome shotgun sequence:
- the LOC119349806 gene encoding uncharacterized protein LOC119349806 — protein sequence MAVVLAWLNARVVDPLLQVIQRGAEPKQLAFSAALGVTIGVFPICGTTVIIGGLAVAMLGARCNAVTVMVLNLAATPLELSLIIPFLRLGEIVTGGEHFPLTSDAFKMVLTGHASKDVLLSIFHAILGWIVAAPFVMAGLYTLSVPCFKYLVGRFGVIPSSPRTPMKAVLLCPNESESESENGAVPLLVHAD from the exons ATGGCGGTGGTGCTCGCGTGGCTCAACGCCAGGGTCGTCGACCCCCTGCTGCAGGTGATCCAGAG GGGCGCGGAGCCGAAGCAGCTCGCCTTCTCCGCCGCGCTCGGCGTCACCATCGGGGTCTTCCCCATCTGCG GGACCACTGTTATTATCGGTGGACTTGCTGTGGCCATGTTAGGAGCTCGTTGCAATGCCGTTACTGTCATGGTTCTCAATTTAGCTGCCACTCCTCTTGAGCTAAG CTTGATCATTCCTTTCTTGCGTTTGGGAGAAATAGTCACGGGCGGTGAGCACTTCCCCTTGACATCTGATGCATTCAAGATGGTCCTCACTGGCCACGCCTCAAAGGACGTGCTACTCAGCATTTTTCATGCG ATTCTTGGCTGGATTGTTGCTGCACCGTTTGTGATGGCTGGGCTGTACACCTTGTCCGTCCCTTGTTTCAAGTACCTGGTCGGCAGGTTTGGCGTCATCCCTTCGAGCCCCAGGACGCCGATGAAAGCG GTTTTGCTTTGCCCGAATGAATCTGAATCCGAATCCGAAAATGGGGCAGTACCGTTGCTCGTCCACGCCGACTGA
- the LOC119349807 gene encoding probable receptor-like protein kinase At2g42960 — protein MVTAESLRAELSSKTPPFGLRLWIVIGISIWVVIFCILGFMCFWSIYRRKPKKSADKIPVSQIPDVSKEIAVDEVRQHAVVENYQMQESNTLTVQEKPHEKDSGKMLGHLVRTKSSDADNLSQCSSAYQCDRAGSAYSGDEGSSGNARRQYSQYATVSASPLVGLPEFSHLGWGHWFTLRDLEHSTNRFSKENIIGEGGYGVVYRGRLINGTDVAIKKLLNNMGQAEKEFRVEVEAIGHVRHKNLVRLLGYCVEGIHRMLVYEYVNNGNLEQWIHGAMRQHGVLTWEARMKIILGIAKALAYLHEAIEPKVVHRDIKSSNILIDEDFNGKLSDFGLAKMLGAGKSHITTRVMGTFGYVAPEYANTGLLNEKSDVYSFGVLLLEAVTGRDPVDYGRPANEVHLVEWLKMMVGTKRADEVVDRDMEVKPTIRALKRALLVALRCVDPDSEKRPTMGHVVRMLEAEDVPSREDRRSRRGGHAGGGNADAESKASSSEFEQQGPPPPKNSYLQQQQGPPPPEPAAGPEKLMALCREGRAKEAVELLEKGARADAASFYELAGACSTPKLLEELRKVHDYLLRSPFRADLRLNNRFLEMYGRCGNMTHARRTFDHMPDRDMASWHLMIEGYAGNGLGDAALQLFEEMKRCGMPPTARTFTLVFDACANSEAIEEAFLYFDAMSRDHGIEPGMEHYVGIIEVLGKSGHLNEAVEYIERLPFEPNAMIWESLLNLARMNGDIDLEDRAEELLVSLDPSKANPKKLPTPPPKRRLGINMLDGRNKLGEYRLPPKIEKKVVNEQRYVPDTRYVLHDIDQEAKEQALLYHSERLAIAYGLISTPARTPLRIIKNLRICGDCHNAIKIMSRIVGRELIVRDNKRFHHFKEGKCSCGDYW, from the exons ATGGTGACAGCCGAAAGCCTACGTGCAGAGCTGTCATCAAAGACGCCACCCTTTGGCCTGAGGCTGTGGATAGTGATTGGCATCAGCATCTGGGTGGTAATCTTCTGTATACTAGGTTTCATGTGCTTCTGGTCCATTTACCGGAGGAAGCCGAAGAAGTCTGCTGATAAGATCCCAGTATCTCAAATCCCCGATGTATCAAAGGAGATTGCTGTGGATGAAGTGCGCCAACATGCTGTTGTTGAGAACTACCAAATGCAAGAAAGCAACACCTTGACGGTGCAGGAGAAACCTCATGAAAAAGATTCTGGGAAAATGCTGGGACACTTGGTCAGGACAAAGTCGAGTGACGCTGATAATTTGAGCCAGTGCAGCTCGGCCTACCAATGCGATAGGGCTGGTAGTGCTTACTCTGGCGATGAAGGCAGCTCGGGCAACGCTAGGAGGCAATATTCTCAGTATGCGACCGTCTCCGCATCTCCTCTTGTTGGTCTCCCGGAATTTTCGCACTTGGGTTGGGGCCATTGGTTCActctgagggatttggagcattcgACAAATCGGTTCTCTAAGGAGAACATCATTGGAGAGGGTGGATATGGGGTGGTTTACCGTGGTCGACTCATCAATGGGACTGATGTAGCAATAAAAAAGCTACTGAATAACAT GGGCCAGGCAGAAAAGGAGTTCAGGGTTGAAGTTGAGGCTATTGGCCATGTCAGGCATAAAAATCTGGTCCGTCTGCTAGGATATTGTGTTGAAGGAATCCACAG GATGCTTGTGTATGAGTATGTGAATAACGGAAACTTAGAGCAGTGGATTCACGGCGCCATGCGGCAGCACGGTGTTCTTACCTGGGAAGCCCGAATGAAAATCATTCTTGGAATTGCTAAAGC GCTTGCTTATCTGCATGAAGCCATAGAGCCAAAAGTTGTGCACCGTGATATCAAATCAAGCAATATCCTAATTGACGAGGATTTCAATGGGAAGCTTTCTGATTTTGGATTGGCCAAGATGTTGGGTGCTGGGAAGAGCCATATCACGACTCGGGTTATGGGAACCTTCGG GTATGTGGCCCCTGAATATGCCAACACAGGTCTGTTAAACGAGAAGAGCGATGTCTACAGTTTCGGCGTGCTGCTACTGGAAGCAGTGACTGGGAGGGATCCTGTCGACTATGGTCGGCCAGCCAATGAG GTGCATCTGGTCGAGTGGCTCAAAATGATGGTCGGCACGAAGAGAGCCGACGAGGTGGTGGACCGTGACATGGAGGTGAAGCCAACCATCCGGGCTCTCAAGCGCGCCCTCCTAGTGGCGCTGCGGTGCGTCGACCCGGACTCTGAGAAGAGACCCACGATGGGTCACGTTGTCCGGATGCTCGAGGCAGAGGACGTCCCGTCACGGGAG gaccggaggagccggaggggcGGCCATGCCGGTGGTGGCAACGCGGACGCGGAGTCCAAGGCGAGCTCGAGCGAGTTCGAG cagcagggccCTCCCCCGCCGAAGAACAGTTACCTCCAGCAGCAGCAggggccgccgccgcccgagcccgcggcAGGGCCGGAGAAGCTGATGGCGCTTTGCAGGGAGGGGcgggccaaggaggcggtggagctgCTCGAGAAGGGGGCGCGCGCCGACGCGGCGTCCTTCTACGAGCTCGCCGGCGCCTGCTCCACCCCGAAGCTGCTCGAGGAGCTCCGCAAGGTGCACGACTACCTGCTCCGCTCGCCGTTCCGGGCCGACCTCCGGCTCAACAACCGGTTCCTCGAGATGTACGGCCGGTGCGGCAACATGACGCACGCCCGCAGGACGTTCGACCACATGCCCGACCGGGACATGGCCTCCTGGCACCTCATGATCGAGGGCTACGCGGGCAACGGGCTCGGGGACGCCGCGCTGCAGCTCTTCGAGGAGATGAAGCGGTGCGGCATGCCGCCCACCGCGCGCACCTTCACGCTCGTGTTCGACGCGTGCGCCAACTCGGAGGCCATCGAGGAGGCCTTCCTCTACTTCGACGCCATGTCCAGGGACCATGGCATTGAGCCCGGCATGGAGCACTACGTCGGGATCATCGAGGTGCTGGGCAAGTCGGGGCACCTCAACGAGGCCGTGGAGTACATCGAGAGGCTGCCGTTCGAGCCCAACGCCATGATCTGGGAGTCACTGCTGAACCTGGCGCGCATGAACGGCGACATCGACCTCGAGGACCGGGCGGAGGAGCTGCTGGTCTCGCTCGACCCCTCCAAGGCCAACCCCAAGAAGCTCCCGACCCCTCCCCCGAAGCGGCGGCTCGGGATCAACATGCTGGACGGGAGGAACAAGCTGGGGGAGTACAGGCTGCCGCCCAAGATTGAGAAGAAGGTGGTGAACGAGCAGCGCTACGTGCCCGACACGAGGTACGTGCTCCACGACATTGACCAGGAGGCCAAGGAGCAGGCGCTGCTGTACCACAGCGAGCGGCTGGCCATCGCCTACGGCCTGATCAGCACCCCGGCCAGGACCCCGCTGCGCATCATCAAGAACCTCAGGATCTGCGGGGACTGCCACAATGCCATCAAGATCATGTCGAGGATCGTGGGGCGGGAGCTCATCGTGAGGGACAACAAGCGGTTCCACCATTTCAAGGAGGGCAAGTGCTCCTGCGGCGACTACTGGTGA